Proteins encoded together in one Colius striatus isolate bColStr4 chromosome 3, bColStr4.1.hap1, whole genome shotgun sequence window:
- the HELT gene encoding hairy and enhancer of split-related protein HELT isoform X1, which produces MASKLKERRRTPVSHKVIEKRRRDRINRCLTELGKTVPMALAKQSSGKLEKAEILEMTVQYLRALHSADFPRGREKAELLSEFANYFHYGYHECMKNLVHYLTTVERMETKDTKYARILAFLQSKARFVTEPLFTSLGSLPEPDFSYQLHPVPECPGHGQCSGEAAIQPPSGGPFPWHGTARSPSLPYHLPNAAVPLASPGQQRSTFLSSVQGLDRHYLNLLGHSHPNAFGLPPGQHPSVL; this is translated from the exons ATGGCCTCCAAGCTCAAGGAGCGGAGG AGGACTCCTGTTTCCCACAAAGTGATTGAGAAGCGGAGGAGAGATCGCATCAACCGCTGCCTCACTGAGCTGGGAAAAACGGTGCCCATGGCTCTGGCCAAGCAG AGCTCGGGGAAATTGGAGAAAGCGGAGATTCTGGAGATGACGGTGCAGTACCTGCGGGCCTTGCACTCGGCGGACTTCCCCCGCGGCCGGGAGAAGG CAGAGCTGCTATCCGAGTTCGCCAACTACTTCCACTACGGCTACCACGAGTGTATGAAGAACCTAGTCCACTACCTGACGACGGTGGAGAGGATGGAGACCAAAGACACCAAATACGCCCGCATcctggccttcctccagtccaaAGCGCGCTTTGTCACGGAGCCCCTCTTCACCTCCTTGGGCTCCCTCCCTGAGCCGGACTTTTCCTACCAGCTGCACCCCGTGCCCGAGTGCCCCGGGCACGGGCAATGCTCCGGCGAGGCCGCGATCCAGCCGCCCTCGGGGGGGCCCTTCCCCTGGCACGGGACAGCCCGCAGCCCCTCCCTGCCTTACCACCTTCCCAATGCCGCCGTGCCCCTCGCCAGCCCCGGCCAGCAGCGCAGCACCTTCCTCTCCTCCGTGCAGGGGCTGGACCGCCACTACCTCAACCTCCTCGGCCATTCCCACCCCAACGCCTTCGGGCTGCCCCCGGGCCAGCATCCTTCCGTGCTATAG
- the HELT gene encoding hairy and enhancer of split-related protein HELT isoform X2 yields MASKLKERRRTPVSHKVIEKRRRDRINRCLTELGKTVPMALAKQSSGKLEKAEILEMTVQYLRALHSADFPRGREKELLSEFANYFHYGYHECMKNLVHYLTTVERMETKDTKYARILAFLQSKARFVTEPLFTSLGSLPEPDFSYQLHPVPECPGHGQCSGEAAIQPPSGGPFPWHGTARSPSLPYHLPNAAVPLASPGQQRSTFLSSVQGLDRHYLNLLGHSHPNAFGLPPGQHPSVL; encoded by the exons ATGGCCTCCAAGCTCAAGGAGCGGAGG AGGACTCCTGTTTCCCACAAAGTGATTGAGAAGCGGAGGAGAGATCGCATCAACCGCTGCCTCACTGAGCTGGGAAAAACGGTGCCCATGGCTCTGGCCAAGCAG AGCTCGGGGAAATTGGAGAAAGCGGAGATTCTGGAGATGACGGTGCAGTACCTGCGGGCCTTGCACTCGGCGGACTTCCCCCGCGGCCGGGAGAAGG AGCTGCTATCCGAGTTCGCCAACTACTTCCACTACGGCTACCACGAGTGTATGAAGAACCTAGTCCACTACCTGACGACGGTGGAGAGGATGGAGACCAAAGACACCAAATACGCCCGCATcctggccttcctccagtccaaAGCGCGCTTTGTCACGGAGCCCCTCTTCACCTCCTTGGGCTCCCTCCCTGAGCCGGACTTTTCCTACCAGCTGCACCCCGTGCCCGAGTGCCCCGGGCACGGGCAATGCTCCGGCGAGGCCGCGATCCAGCCGCCCTCGGGGGGGCCCTTCCCCTGGCACGGGACAGCCCGCAGCCCCTCCCTGCCTTACCACCTTCCCAATGCCGCCGTGCCCCTCGCCAGCCCCGGCCAGCAGCGCAGCACCTTCCTCTCCTCCGTGCAGGGGCTGGACCGCCACTACCTCAACCTCCTCGGCCATTCCCACCCCAACGCCTTCGGGCTGCCCCCGGGCCAGCATCCTTCCGTGCTATAG